Proteins from a single region of Macaca fascicularis isolate 582-1 chromosome 5, T2T-MFA8v1.1:
- the TLR2 gene encoding toll-like receptor 2 isoform X2 encodes MPHTLWMVWVLGVIISLSKEESSNQASLSCDHNGICKGSSGSLNSIPSVLTEAVKCLDLSNNRITYISNSDLQSERDAYWVENLMVQELENFNPPFKLCLHKRDFIPGKWIIDNIIDSIEKSHKTVFVLSENFVKSEWCKYELDFSHFRLFDENNDAAILVLLEPIEKKAIPQRFCKLRKIMNTKTYLEWPMDEARQEGFWVNLRAAIKS; translated from the exons ATGCCACATACTTTGTGGATGGTGTGGGTCTTGGGAGTCATCATCAGCCTCTCCAAGGAAGAATCCTCCAATCAGGCTTCTCTGTCTTGTGACCACAATGGTATTTGCAAGGGCAGCTCAGGATCTTTAAACTCCATTCCCTCAGTGCTCACAGAAGCTGTAAAATGCCTTGACCTGTCCAACAACAGGATCACCTACATTAGCAACAGTGACCTACAGAG TGAGCGGGATGCCTACTGGGTGGAGAACCTTATGGTCCAGGAGCTGGAGAACTTCAATCCCCCCTTCAAGTTGTGTCTTCATAAGCGGGACTTCATTCCTGGCAAGTGGATCATTGACAATATCATTGACTCCATTGAAAAGAGCCACAAAACTGTCTTTGTGCTTTCTGAAAACTTTGTGAAGAGTGAGTGGTGCAAGTATGAACTGGACTTCTCCCATTTCCGTCTTTTTGATGAGAACAATGATGCTGCCATTCTTGTTCTTCTGGAGCCCATTGAGAAAAAAGCCATTCCCCAGCGCTTCTGCAAGCTGCGGAAGATAATGAACACCAAGACCTACCTGGAGTGGCCCATGGATGAGGCTCGGCAGGAAGGGTTTTGGGTAAATCTGAGAGCTGCGATAAAGTCTTAG
- the TLR2 gene encoding toll-like receptor 2 isoform X1 yields MPHTLWMVWVLGVIISLSKEESSNQASLSCDHNGICKGSSGSLNSIPSVLTEAVKCLDLSNNRITYISNSDLQRYVNLQALVLTSNGINTIEEDSFSSLGRLEHLDLSYNYLSNLSSSWFKPLSSLKFLNLLGNPYKTLGETSLFSHLTKLRILRVGNMDTFTKIQRKDFAGLTFLEELEIDASDLQSYEPKSLKSIQNVSHLILHMKQHILLLEIFVDLTSSVECLELRDTDLNTFHFSELSTGETNSLIKKFTFRNVKITDESLFQVMKLLSQISGLLELEFDDCTLNGVGDFRGSDNDRVIDPGKVETLTIRRLHIPQFYSFNDLSTLYPLTERVKRITVENSKVFLVPCLLSRHLKSLEYLDLSENLMVEEYLKNSACEDAWPSLQTLILRQNHLASLGKTGETLLTLKNLTNLDISKNTFHYMPETCQWPEKMKYLNLSSTRIHSVTGCIPKTLEILDISNNNLNLFSLNLPQLKELYISRNKLMTLPDASLLPMLLLLKISRNTITTFSKEQLDSFHTLKTLEAGGNNFICSCEFLSFTQEQQALAKVLADWPANYLCDSPSHVRGQRVQDVRLSVSECHRAALVSGMCCALFLLILLMGVLCHRFHGLWYMKMMWAWLQAKRKPRKAPNRDICYDAFVSYSERDAYWVENLMVQELENFNPPFKLCLHKRDFIPGKWIIDNIIDSIEKSHKTVFVLSENFVKSEWCKYELDFSHFRLFDENNDAAILVLLEPIEKKAIPQRFCKLRKIMNTKTYLEWPMDEARQEGFWVNLRAAIKS; encoded by the coding sequence ATGCCACATACTTTGTGGATGGTGTGGGTCTTGGGAGTCATCATCAGCCTCTCCAAGGAAGAATCCTCCAATCAGGCTTCTCTGTCTTGTGACCACAATGGTATTTGCAAGGGCAGCTCAGGATCTTTAAACTCCATTCCCTCAGTGCTCACAGAAGCTGTAAAATGCCTTGACCTGTCCAACAACAGGATCACCTACATTAGCAACAGTGACCTACAGAGGTATGTGAACCTCCAAGCTCTGGTGCTGACATCCAATGGAATTAACACAATAGAGGaagattctttttcttccctgggCAGACTTGAACATTTAGACTTATCCTATAATTACTTATCTAATTTATCGTCCTCCTGGTTCAAGcccctttcttctttaaaattcttaaacTTACTGGGAAATCCTTACAAAACCCTCGGGGAAACATCTCTTTTTTCTCATCTCACAAAATTGCGAATCCTGAGAGTAGGAAATATGGACACCTTCACTAAGATTCAAAGAAAAGATTTTGCTGGACTTACCTTCCTTGAGGAACTTGAGATTGATGCTTCAGATCTACAGAGCTATGAGCCAAAAAGTTTGAAGTCAATTCAGAATGTAAGTCATCTGATCCTTCATATGAAGCAGCATATTTTACTGCTGGAGATTTTTGTAGATCTTACAAGTTCCGTGGAATGTTTGGAACTGCGAGATACTGATTTGAAcactttccatttttcagaaCTATCCACTGGTGAAACAAATTCATTGATTAAAAAGTTTACATTTAGAAATGTGAAAATCACCGATGAAAGTTTGTTTCAAGTCATGAAACTTTTGAGTCAGATTTCTGGATTGTTAGAATTAGAGTTTGATGACTGTACCCTTAATGGAGTTGGTGATTTTAGAGGATCTGATAATGACAGAGTTATAGATCCAGGTAAAGTGGAAACATTAACAATCCGGAGGCTGCATATTCCACAGTTTTACTCATTTAATGATCTGAGCACTTTATATCCACTCACAGAAAGAGTTAAAAGAATCACAGTAGAAAACAGTAAAGTTTTTCTGGTTCCTTGTTTACTTTCACGACATTTAAAATCATTAGAATACTTGGATCTAAGTGAAAATTTGATGGTGGAAGAATACTTGAAAAATTCAGCCTGTGAGGATGCCTGGCCCTCTCTACAAACTTTAATTCTAAGGCAAAATCACTTGGCATCATTGGGAAAAACCGGAGAGACTTTGCTTACTCTGAAAAACTTGACTAACCTTGATATCAGTAAGAATACTTTTCATTATATGCCTGAAACTTGTCAATGGCcagaaaagatgaaatatttgAACTTATCCAGCACACGAATACACAGTGTAACAGGCTGCATTCCCAAGACACTGGAAATTTTAGATATTAGCAACAACAatctcaatttattttctttgaatttgcCGCAACTCAAAGAACTTTATATTTCCAGAAATAAGTTGATGACTCTACCAGATGCCTCCCTCTTACCCATGTTACTACTGTTGAAAATCAGTAGGAATACAATAACGACATTTTCTAAGGAGCAACTTGACTCTTTTCACACATTGAAGACTTTGGAAGCTGGTGGCAATAACTTCATTTGCTCCTGTGAATTCCTGTCCTTCACTCAGGAGCAGCAAGCACTGGCCAAAGTCCTGGCTGATTGGCCAGCAAATTACCTGTGTGACTCTCCATCCCATGTGCGTGGCCAGCGGGTTCAGGATGTCCGCCTCTCAGTGTCGGAATGTCACAGGGCAGCACTGGTGTCTGGCATGTGCTGTGCTCTGTTCCTGCTGATCCTGCTCATGGGGGTCCTGTGCCACCGTTTCCACGGCCTGTGGTACATGAAAATGATGTGGGCCTGGCTCCAGGCCAAAAGGAAGCCCAGGAAAGCTCCCAACAGGGACATCTGCTATGATGCATTTGTTTCTTACAGTGAGCGGGATGCCTACTGGGTGGAGAACCTTATGGTCCAGGAGCTGGAGAACTTCAATCCCCCCTTCAAGTTGTGTCTTCATAAGCGGGACTTCATTCCTGGCAAGTGGATCATTGACAATATCATTGACTCCATTGAAAAGAGCCACAAAACTGTCTTTGTGCTTTCTGAAAACTTTGTGAAGAGTGAGTGGTGCAAGTATGAACTGGACTTCTCCCATTTCCGTCTTTTTGATGAGAACAATGATGCTGCCATTCTTGTTCTTCTGGAGCCCATTGAGAAAAAAGCCATTCCCCAGCGCTTCTGCAAGCTGCGGAAGATAATGAACACCAAGACCTACCTGGAGTGGCCCATGGATGAGGCTCGGCAGGAAGGGTTTTGGGTAAATCTGAGAGCTGCGATAAAGTCTTAG